AGAATCTTCAATGATGATCCAAGGTTGGCCAAAGCATTAGCTTCTGCATTCtcttccctgggtacctgtgtcaaactaaaagaagCAAAAGAGTCTGCCAATTTCTTGACTATCTCAAGATATTTGATTAgtctttcacctttaacagcataagaaccattaaaatggttagtaatGAACAATGAAtttacatgtacctcaagatacctgatcctcatatgcttggcaatttgcaaaccagctattaaggcttcatactcagcctcattattagtagtttgaaactcacaagcaATTGAGTGGCGTATTATGttcccctgtggcgattttagtagtattcccagTCCAGTTCCCTTGATATTTGAAGCCCCATctgtgaagagtatccaaggatccttagtctcttcaagttgttgaacttccaactcagcttccctttgtagatcactactgaaatcagccacaaagtcggccaaggcttgggatttaatggcggttcttggttcatatcttatttcataagcactaagctttactgcccactttgCCATCCTACCTAACATTttaggtttcctgagaacattcttaattggaaagttagtcttaacaataatagcatgagtttcaaaataatggcatagtttagtagatgccataattaaagcaaggataagtttttctaaatgtgaatacctggattcagcatcaagcaaacttttacttacataatatcatggttgcaaaagtcgctaagcgctccctagtcggtcgaccggggagttgagagtactcggcataggcggagagtactcggggagtactcggacatgttaaattataaagaaattagtttttcgGAAATTAATTATATgtctaataacataaatttactaatatttataacgaaatacgtgaaaatgatattcattatttaatatgatagtcatataaattatgttttattattttttaagtcaaactcggcccgaaTTGACCTACTAGATCTGATTTTGGCTGAGTCTGAATGCGTTTGATCGATTCcaagtaattaggcggagttagagaaagtcgcctcggcagcctaccttgtagcgactactcagGGAGTACTCGgacttggaaaccttgttttacaaccatgcatAATATACAGGATGTTgggtaccttcatgatcctttacaaggactgcacttaccgACTTAGAAGAAACTGCCTAGTACaaggataatatatcccccttttctggtttcatcaaggctggagCTAAGGATATGTAATCCTTAagggctttgagagcattctcatgcttttcagtccactcaaatttcttgttctttctcaggatgtcatagaattccttgcatttctctGGTGACTTTGAGATGAACTTGTTCAAGGTTGCGATCCTCCTtgtcaatctttgcacatccttggcattggcaggagacttaATATTCACAATCGCcttgatttgctctggacttgcctCTATGCCTCTTTTTgtcactgttttggtcaaaagtcaagcaaagataatgcaaccaaatctttatgtgtgaggtgtgatgcttgaatcaatgaacaatgcttaggataacaatcaaatgtaatgaacaaatgacacaaggatttatacgaggaaaaagcccttgatcaagagttgatctccggcacaaaaaacctcgggtgatggaaactaccgatcaccaacttagaTTAAACAAAATatgtgttacaacttcggatgatagcgagctagttacaaggatcactagaatGAAATGTGTGAAAATGATGTTTAATCACCGAGCAGAGTGTTGTAAACTGATGAGAGCAGTACGAGTGTGTGTTtgtagccaaaaatagccaagtgttctaatctaGCTCGCTATCCCTTTTTAAATTTAGTAAATATCTAagataactaactatccgcaattcgtgcactctccccacgatctccataacgttcacaatggtcaagcacgtgcggaataaaagagaatatgctccaggaatatcgccatgaccaagtccaagcacgtactcctgcaaaacaattccatattcaaagcagacaatcgttagtGTTAGGATCACTATGAGGATCCTGGATCATGATCCTACAATACTCTCCGAGGATCCTAAACTCAAACACATTTAAGGATCCTTAAATTCGacagcaattgaggatcactgatcataggaaaatcctcccctaacagtcACCATGTAACCTAGGAACTTGCCAGCTTTTATACCAAAGTGGCACTTGGAAGGATTCAATTTCATGTtgaatttatcaaggatatcaaatgcttcttccaaatctcTAAGGTAATCCTCAGCTCTcttggacttaaccaccatgtcatctatatagacttccatcaTGTGTCTAATTTGTCCTTTAAACATCATATTAACTAGCCTTTGGTAGGTATCACccgcatttcttagtccaaacggcatagcaatataacaatagttaccagtaggggtcataaaggctgtatcctcttgatcagatggttccatctgaatttgttgaaatccggATGAAGCATCCATGAAAGTCAACAactcatgacccgcggtagcatccaccatggagtcaatgtggggtaatgggaaaggatccttgggatatgccttgtttaaatcagtaaaatcgacacataccctccactttccatttttcttttgaacaacaaccacattggctaaccacctTGGATACTTAACTTCTCTAATCACACCTGCTCTGAGCAGTTtatctacctcctcctggatgaTGGCATTCTTCTcaggtgcaaactttctcctcttTTGATTTATGGGGTTGACCGACCTTTCAATGCCAAGCTTATGAGTAATAATATCTTTAGAAATACCTGTCATGTCCTCATGCTTCCAGGCAAAGGTAATTTTTCTgttcttgaggaaggatactaaaCCCTGTTCGATGTCATTGAGGATCCCGGATCCTATAAAgactttggattcaggatcctgaggatCCATCAGGATATCTTTCacatcttgttctcttgcctccaggacatctcttggaggatactttaattgctattgctccgtaggtcttgaggctggtttcattgatgaagtataGCAATTCTTGGCTTCTTGTTGATCACTTTCAATCTTCACCACATCCCATGGagtagggagtttcacacattgatggtatgTAGATGGAAccgctttcatgtcatgtatccacggcctgccaaggataacattgcaacaggataagcaatctataacacaattTTTTTGAAAAGAATTAACTCCCTCTATGTAAATGggaagtttaatgtcccccaatgtgttcttggtttctccactgaatcccacaagaactGACGATCTTGGGATAATTTCTGTTTCAGGGATGTTCATCTTCTTGAGGACATCAAGTTGAatgatgttcactgagcttcctccatctatcagAATCCTGCGAGCAAAATTATTAGATATAAACATagtaataacaagaccatcatgatgaggatcctgaatatccacacaatcatcctcatcaaaggataTAACTTTCTCCTGTGTAAGGATTCAGGTTCGAGTGGATCTATTCCCATTATCCATCTTTGTTTCTTTGACATGcctcttggctgctgaaaaggaagtgccacatatgtctgatccacCAGAAATGAAGTTGATGATTTGTGCATCAGCTGGAGGAGCAGTAGCTCTTTCTGGAACcttttcaggatcctggatccttgacttttttcttccAAACAGCTCCTTCAAATGCCCtttgcttaacaagtaaccaatctcTTTCCTGAGTGTTATGCACTTATCAGTGAGATGACCGAAATCttcatgatatgcacaccatttggatttgtcttttgttgcAGCTGGCTTATTACTCTTTCTGGGCCATcttgctttttcacctagattctgtattgcaaggattagttcgttATTATCAACAGCAAAGCAATATTCAGAAATGGGTGGATAATCTTCGTCATCCTCTTCTTGCTCCATTGAATGCATGTTTTGATTCTCAGACTTCTTATATGATTTGGACTTGTTGTTCCTGAAGtaggatccttgtttttcctgctttgaggatcctgccagtctttcttggatccttttatcatcctcAAGGCGGATGAATCTAAGagccctggttcttacttcatcaagattcctaCAAGGGGTCATGACAATATCATCATAGAACTGTGAATCTTTAAGTAAACCCATTTTGAAGGGGCCGTAGCAATATCCAAATTAGGAATCTCTAAGGATTCTCTACtgaatttagtgatataatctctaagtgattcgtTTTGACCTTGTGTTACCATATATAggtcactagttaatcgttcaaatctcCTACTGCATGAGAATTggctattaaacaaattaactagattatcaaatgaagtaatagagtaagggggaagacttagcagccatttaagagctgatcctgtcagcgtggatccgaaacccttgcatagacatgcttcttttaacctctcaggaatgggattgatctccatcctttctctgtactgagctacatgctcttctggatcagttgagccatcatacagcttcatgtttGGTGTCTGAAACCGCTTTGGTGTCTCTGCATCagaaataggtggtgcaaaacaaGATATCTTATGACTCCCATCTGGAATTTCATGAATGGGCTTAACCACTCCTGGaacgctggatatcatatccttgagtTTTTGCAGTTCCTTAGCCATAGATTGGTTGATTCCTGTATCCTGCACAAAGCCATGGTTAGCATTATAAGAAGTtttcaaagtgttacctcctggAGGATTCAGGTTAGGAATTCCTGATATAAATCCATATTGGCGAGATTCTGGTATAATTGAGGGACCAGATGAAGCAATAGTTTGCATAGGTATGAAGTCTCCTAAGTGAATCTCTGAACTTCTGGGTTCAGcacttcttaaggatccttgatcctgaaagatgttggatccttgatACACCGAAGCTGGAGGTATTGGAGGGTAATCCATGGATCCGTGAGCCTGAgatgaggatccttgaccctaagacgaggatccttgaacctgagatgaggatcctggatactgAGAGTAGGATCCCTGAACTGTctgcgtccccatgtatcctcccGAACTAGTgaaggatccttgaggctgaagaGAGGATCCTAAAGGctgaaagtaggatccttgagcctgagtcATTGCCGATGATCCATAACTCATTCCCAATGATCCACCCTGGTACTGGACATCTGATGTTGTAGAGTGCTGGGCAGTTATGActggagtgtcgaaattcagcgatCTCGGCATCAAAGGAGAGTGATCCTCCGCTGATCTCCTCAATTTCTTGATGTCGTCAATCTCTcgaaggatcctgtcattagttctGTCCTGCTGCTGCATGtaatccctcatctgcaaaatcaaagaatAAAGATCATTGTTAGTAGGACTAGAAGAAATAGTAGTGGTTGGTTTTGAGAAAACGGGGGTTTGTTTCTTCGCAGCATTCTCatcattcttctgggatccagaagaaacaggtggcaaaggtggaatgccctttGAAGAGGTGGTCGCCGGCATGGAGCTTGAAGTGTTCTTCActtgagaagccatgtggttgaaggtaatgaaccgaaatgaatgaaatgaacaaaatttctcagaattgaagcaccaatagccccacggtgggcgccaaactgttttggtcaaaaatcacacaaggataatacaaCCAAATATGCTTGattaaataaacaaatgtataaacaatgaatgaatgaaatgaatgttgaacataaggatttatacgaggaaaaagccttgatcaatgaatgatctccggcataaaaaaccttggatagtgaaaactatcactatcaaGTATATTAATCAAACAAGTTTACAACTTTGGAAGTATTGATCTTGATACAATGATTTCTGGTGTGTGTGTTCGAGAAAGAGAGTAGCAGAAGTGTTGCTCGTAAACTGGAGTGCAAAAGTGTTTCTAAAAATAAGCTCAATACCCCTTTATTCTTAGCTAAAAATATCCTAACTAACTATCCGAAATATTAGCCCATCACCCACAATCACCATTAACGATCACTAGCTCATGCACATGTTGAAAATGTAGAGAATATTCCCCTGGAATCTCGCGTGGAATAAGTCTTCTTCGAAACATACCTGCAAAATAAGCCAAAAGGTGATGGAAACAATTGTTAGTATTAGGAtaatgatgaggatcctggatccttattcTCGCAGTGTCtcctgaggatccttaattcaaattgaactgaggatccgtgatccatgctacacttgaggatccgtgatccacaTGCTATGAAATTCTATCCCTAACATCCAACAACCTCCTTTTGGTTTCTTATTGGAATCAATATCGTCCAAGTTAAACTTTCTTTTATTTCCCATCAACTTTTCTAGTTTAGTATACTTACTAGACATATTGCGAACCTATACCCAGGTCGCTATACGAACCAATACTTGATTTTGAATTTGATGGTAATCAAATAGATGATGAATCAAATTCCAAATTCTAATCAAAGAGCAATTCTAGAAAATCTAATAATACCAAAAGTTTGTGAATTCAGTAATTTTAATCCATAAATTCCAAAATCTCAAAACGCATTTTTTTTAATTCCAAATACAAC
This is a stretch of genomic DNA from Helianthus annuus cultivar XRQ/B chromosome 16, HanXRQr2.0-SUNRISE, whole genome shotgun sequence. It encodes these proteins:
- the LOC110881907 gene encoding uncharacterized protein LOC110881907, with protein sequence MPFGLRNAGDTYQRLVNMMFKGQIRHMMEVYIDDMVVKSKRAEDYLRDLEEAFDILDKFNMKLNPSKCHFGIKAGERLIKYLEIVKKLADSFASFSLTQVPREENAEANALANLGSSLKILEDIKATKQAMGGGEVSFLCLKTASSIS